In the genome of Chrysoperla carnea chromosome 5, inChrCarn1.1, whole genome shotgun sequence, the window TTTCGTtttgtttcagaaaattttattttttttctgcgAGTACATTTCTTTAAAGATGATTCAGAAAGTGTGATGTCGTTTAGagcttgttttttatttaaaacaactgTTGAAAATTGTTCTTTTGGCTTTTGAATCAGTGATTCCTTTGTgcctgaaaagaaaaaattattttaataactagtACACTTTAGGTCCAGTAAATTGCAGTCTAGAAAGAAGGGGAAATATTGAATGGAATAGATATTTTcgttaaaatctaaaaatcgaATACGTCCATTGCTTTacagaaatttaaaacagtacCTCTGTATCATTGTAAATGGCTGTTTAGCAGTAGCTAaagtcagtttaaaaaaaataccttgaTGTAAGCTACTTTGATCTAATCCACTCTGCAATCTTCGATCTTCAACAGATTGTTTTCGATCGATATCAAGTAGTCTTCTTCCACACCTTGATTGAGTTTCCATCAATGGGCTTTTCTTACTCGTgtctaaaatatgtaaaacttaGTATTTAATATGATAAGATTTCGTAGAAATATATACCAACAATTGATGTACgaaacttaaattttgtaataaaatcaaaaccAAGCATTTGCGACAAAATTGACAAGCTCGGTAGAATAAGAGTGTAAGTGGCCTTATGCCTTTTTTGCTcttgtacatttttataccatgtatatatgtaatataaatcaaggtatactaagcttagtcccaagtatggtaacgcttaaaaatattgatgctacgaaaacaattttggtgtacgtgttcataaaatcacctaattagtcgattttcgcttgtgtgcctgtctgtctgtccgtctgtccgtctgacaacacgataactcaaaaaagaaaagagttatcaagctgaaatttttacagcggtctcatgacgtaaaaagttaagtcgagttcgtaaatgagaaacattagagatataacaaaagtttaaatataaaaaatgtgccttataaaaaaattaacaacttttgtttgaaacattttttcgtaaacatcactatttacccgtgaaagcgcaaattgtatagtatgtattatatgggaatattagttatgtatgtattatgtgacagtgtaatcaacactgtctatacatggtaatgcaacaattaagtcagtcaattgtttgtttttacttgttttatattCTTGTAATGTTATTTGCCTAtctaccataaaaatttcatatcaatAAGACTATAAGAAATTCTTCCATGAATTTTCTTTCTGTATGAGCACTTTATGTGGTCAGCAAAAATAGTGTACGTGAACCAGGATTTTTATTGTCAACAATTGATATTCATCAACTTACAAATAATGACTTCATCAACTTAcacagaaaaaatttacaatataaggGTGGTTTGTGTTCTTATATtcccataaattattaaatagctAAAGATGCACGATATAAAGATtggagaataatatttttataacaaagagTAGTCttagaaaagtttaattataggaatttgaataaaatttttttgaggtcAAATGTAAGCCTtatattataagaaattttaagaatagTTCCATGGAAAACCTAAGTTGattcaaaatatcttttttatatttattagtcTTTTTCTCAAGACACACTTCGAGTACTTATGCCCTTATTGCATCCAGCTCCTGAATTACTCTCAAAAGTTTGAACTTACcagaggaatattttttatttacataaatatttgttacagGGCCTGTATCATCCCCACGTCCACCCCCGCCGCCACGTTTTCTATTTTTCGCAATCTTCTTTATATCCCTATTCTTGACAATACTACGTTTACTTTTTTTacgtttcatatttttatttctgttacttatgttataattattatccttATTTAGTATCCTTACAGGAGTTACTTTGGTTGTTGTTGAGCTACTACTTTCATGAGATGTTGTAAAACCGATTCTTTGTTTTTCGTATTTTGGTGTAACTTCGTGAAGTGATGCAGGTTTTTTGACGTTCACATCTAATTCACTATTAAcagaaagtaaataaattaagctAGGCCATTTCCAAATGTGCCAAGTACTAGTCAAAACCCAAACCAGACAGTGAAACAAAACTGGTTGGGAAAACTTAAgaatatggttttttttcgataaactaaaagtaattatttataaaaaatttaaaaatttacggtAAAtcgtaaacaatttatttgtaacGATTAAACCTTATAttgctattaaaaattataaataagggGCTTAGAGTGTCGAATTATCAGGCGGCTTATAGTTTTCAACAACTAATTTTATCTCTATCTATGTCTTAAACTAAGTTAGCCGTAATTTTGTTTAGTCCTCCAACCAAAAAGAGCGGTGTTACTGTCGGTCTGTCAGTCTATCTGCCTATGacatcgtagcttctaaacagatgaaccgattttgatttttttgtttttaattaaatttatatttggattttagtagtacatactataatacaataaataataattaaataataataataataataataatagtttaattatttgtatatgattacaagttttattatattatctgaaaattttcgaactttcgtTCATTCTtaagaaattaattactaattgattattttcttcttttttttttctttttgaagggTAATTGAATTGGGAATGTTttcagctatgtttcaaatgcaagcTTAGAGTTTCATAtccaaaacaactaaaaaagaggcgATGATCTTAATAATCGGTTCATTTTTGGAGATGGCTAtaaggaaaatataatttaatagagaggattcttagatatgtttaaagTGCAAGTTTAAGATTGATTTACCGAAAAATTTAtcaggggtttttaaattttgttaatttcaattgatttcattaagttttaaaacatagtgtttggaaatattttatttatactatacTTTCAAGAACAGAACTACTTCCTGTAACAATGAAAAACACGACTACTATTTTATAACTCCGAACTGGCTCGAGGTTATGATATATTTGCCTCAGTTAAAGCTCCCGATTGGTCAAATACCATTTTTAACGGCAAAAATTTCAGTAATGGATGGTTTACTTATCTTGCAATAATTTATGTTAGGTTGGATGGGTTCTTTTCCTTTTCCCTTAAATTACAATTTCCATAGAATTTTCAATcgctatttttacaaataaaaaggaACCATCAACTAAGACTGCTTTGATTGTAAGAGTGATGTAACTTTTTCCTTTTCATAAAATGACTCCTATCCTATGTTTTACTGACCTACTAACAAGGGTAACCATTGATACATCATGCCCATGAAATAATGTTGAATCAGATGATGGCATTTCTTCTTGATTTTGTAGATGaaaacgtattttatttttatatgtatccGATTCGTATTCTGTTTCGTTGTTATCGCTTATAGTTTGACGTCGTGTTTGAGGAGAAAATCGCTGTAACTTTtggtaattttcaattattcctTTAACTTTTTGACGTATAAATTCACCAAGATTTAAATATGGTtgatcatctttttttttatcaatgctGTCCAGTGAATTTGTATGTTCTTGTTCATCAACTTGCTGTTCATGATTTGATTtcgtattttgtttaaataacatttgatttgaggtatagaaattttttaagtacgATTTAAACGTTTCTTGAttcattacattaaatttttgtgcttGTTTGATTTCTCGCATCGAAGGTTTTTGAAAACGTTTTGATTCCtagaatcaaaaaattcaataatgaaaaatataacagCTCAGTTAATTGAGTATTTAGAATTTCCTCTTCAAGGATTATGAACTATTGATTTTGAACCGATTGTGCCttttttaacacacttttattagcttagtatgtatctatgtatgtatgtatgtatctatgtaacgaaatctttgaacgtgatttccACCCACTTTAAAACGTccgattgaattgaaacttcgcatACATTATCAAGAAccaatgacaatttaaaaattttgtccgGTTATCTTAATCAGGATtatcaggattaacgattttataatataaataattcgtataattctggtggaagcgcagataacattccataatattaataaataatagtttaaaaaactaaaaaatccgcttttgtaactagctgaactaaaaagtagaaaataatttccataagttcaaaaaaaaaaatagagtgattaagaacattttattgtaaaaaaacgtGGGAtgctttttaagaaaatttacaataattgaaatctagcacccaatgcttttttacgataaaatgattttttcttattcacactagtgtttttttaacttataaaatttattttctacttcccAGTTCAGCTATTTACAAgagcgtgtttttttaattttttttaattattatttacctaaAACAAGGTTCGCAATACTGCAGTATATCATAGCTGCATTGTTTCATGCAACCAAGTGAAATACACTTATGAATAAACAAGAAAAGATTGAAATGTTTGTAAAAcggttatattttttactaaactatatttaaattaaagatagGAAAACATATGATCATCCAATCATTAAGAAATTAGGaactttatcaataaaattactacCGTTGTTACTGTAAAAAGTTCAAAAGACTTGAgacagtttaaaaacaaaattattgaccatttcattattgagatataattactcaaagttatttaaatttaatgtagaaCCGAAACAATTATATGTAGAGTATAAGTGGTTGAGGAGAGATATCTATTATCACATAGACTTTATTACGATAATACAGTAGTTTAACTACGAGAATGCTTCGCGTTTGTACATAAGAGTTAAAAAGAATACTTTATTTGACTATGTATGTACACTAAGCATGTGTATCCATAAATACTACTGCTGTTGATATagtacacaatatttttacaatattgtatggAGACAAACACCTTAATTTCCTTCAGCTCTTCAAAAAATTGAACTGCTGCGCTATTTTCCCATTGTATGTTAGAAAATGAATGCTGATATCATATCAATACATATCAACCATCTAAATGGGTGCCGGTTGGaatcaaagtaattttttgtattatttacataatcaaAAACAATGTATTTTGACCAATCTGCTGTTGATTATATCTAggtcaataatttaaaaagtccaTTTCATTGTATACAATGAGTTTTATGTGAGTGTAACTTGCTTATTTTTATACGTTTTCACTAACAACCTCGAAAATTGTAAAGACAATGTCTGTTTTTGCGAGTTACTTGGTAACTTAGAAGCACTTTTTTAATAAGAAGTGTGGCAGAAGAGGTAGTCATAGCATAGACATATTATATCTATGGGTAATAGTTATTTCAACGTGCAATGTGAGGCAGAGAAAAGATCGGCTTTGAAAAagctgtaaaaattaatttca includes:
- the LOC123301200 gene encoding uncharacterized protein LOC123301200, giving the protein MKNVYYPTLHNEDEKQQQYKHCTQHGVHESKRFQKPSMREIKQAQKFNVMNQETFKSYLKNFYTSNQMLFKQNTKSNHEQQVDEQEHTNSLDSIDKKKDDQPYLNLGEFIRQKVKGIIENYQKLQRFSPQTRRQTISDNNETEYESDTYKNKIRFHLQNQEEMPSSDSTLFHGHDVSMVTLVSSELDVNVKKPASLHEVTPKYEKQRIGFTTSHESSSSTTTKVTPVRILNKDNNYNISNRNKNMKRKKSKRSIVKNRDIKKIAKNRKRGGGGGRGDDTGPVTNIYVNKKYSSDTSKKSPLMETQSRCGRRLLDIDRKQSVEDRRLQSGLDQSSLHQGTKESLIQKPKEQFSTVVLNKKQALNDITLSESSLKKCTRRKKIKFSETKRKAQPKHYGTITPDTIWTGSKKLRGCVVLEDEISCSGFLLLDSKEKKRLARPLEFNIYFMLHRGQTAVTINGINYLPKILDHFFVPIGAKYAIKNLSHEQALFSFVKIKPPVNSAYVH